A genome region from Rhizobium sp. ACO-34A includes the following:
- a CDS encoding uroporphyrinogen-III C-methyltransferase, giving the protein MPAMSLLLSEPKPARAARVAPLAKLPVFWSLEEKQVVVAGGTDGAAWKAELLAACRAEVHVYCPEGELGDAMRALLDSASRPEGDEATTIIHHSHAWHAGIFAGTALALADCETEEEARTFHDAARAAGVPVNIIDKPDFCQFQFGSIVNRSPVVVAISTDGAAPILAQAIRRRIETLLPPALKSWAELAQALREKANALLTTPQSRRNFWERFVDRAFSGNREPEEIEGHALLADAERLSKEPVHGHVTLVGAGPGDAELLTLKAVRALQSADVILFDDLVSAEVLELARREAKRMLVGKRGGRESCRQEDINDTMLALAKSGKRVVRLKSGDPMIFGRAGEEIAFLERHGISCDVVPGITAASAMAASLGISLTHRDHAQAVRFVTGHSRKGLLPDNLDWTSLADRATTTVYYMAGRTAGQIAARLMEAGMTSDMPAVIVSGLTRSSEKRWAGRIEHLEQAMAGIGIDEPVLIGVGSVFSAAATATERQPLPPSEAMNLERLAG; this is encoded by the coding sequence ATGCCTGCCATGTCGCTGCTGCTGAGTGAGCCGAAACCAGCCAGGGCGGCGCGTGTCGCACCGCTCGCCAAGCTTCCCGTCTTCTGGTCGCTGGAAGAAAAACAGGTAGTCGTCGCCGGCGGTACCGACGGTGCAGCCTGGAAGGCCGAGCTGCTGGCCGCCTGCAGAGCCGAAGTGCATGTCTATTGCCCGGAGGGGGAACTAGGGGATGCCATGAGGGCGTTGCTTGACAGCGCTAGCAGGCCAGAGGGGGACGAAGCCACCACCATCATCCACCATTCCCATGCATGGCATGCCGGCATCTTCGCCGGGACCGCCCTCGCACTTGCCGACTGCGAAACGGAAGAGGAAGCCCGGACCTTTCATGATGCCGCCCGCGCGGCCGGTGTCCCGGTCAATATCATCGACAAGCCCGATTTCTGCCAGTTTCAGTTCGGCTCCATCGTCAATCGCTCTCCGGTCGTCGTTGCCATCTCGACCGATGGCGCTGCCCCGATTCTCGCGCAGGCGATCCGCCGACGCATCGAGACATTGTTGCCCCCGGCCCTGAAATCATGGGCCGAACTGGCGCAGGCGCTGCGGGAGAAGGCAAACGCGCTTCTGACGACCCCGCAATCGCGCCGGAATTTCTGGGAACGCTTCGTCGATCGCGCCTTTTCCGGTAACCGGGAGCCGGAGGAGATCGAGGGACATGCCCTGCTCGCCGATGCTGAAAGGCTGTCGAAAGAACCTGTTCATGGGCATGTCACGCTTGTCGGAGCAGGTCCCGGCGACGCCGAGCTTCTGACGCTGAAGGCGGTGCGAGCCCTGCAATCGGCTGATGTGATCCTGTTCGACGATCTGGTTTCGGCCGAGGTTCTGGAACTTGCCCGACGAGAGGCGAAGCGCATGCTGGTGGGCAAGCGCGGCGGTCGCGAGAGCTGCCGTCAGGAAGACATCAACGACACGATGCTGGCCTTGGCGAAATCAGGAAAACGGGTGGTTCGGCTCAAATCCGGGGACCCCATGATCTTCGGTCGCGCCGGGGAGGAAATCGCCTTTCTCGAACGCCACGGCATTTCCTGCGACGTCGTGCCCGGAATTACTGCGGCAAGCGCGATGGCCGCCAGCCTTGGCATCTCGCTCACGCATCGCGACCATGCGCAGGCTGTCCGCTTTGTCACCGGCCATTCGAGAAAGGGGCTTCTGCCGGATAACCTCGACTGGACCTCGCTTGCCGACAGGGCAACGACAACGGTCTACTACATGGCAGGCCGCACCGCCGGTCAGATCGCAGCGAGACTCATGGAAGCCGGCATGACGAGCGATATGCCGGCCGTCATCGTCAGCGGGCTTACGCGCAGCAGTGAAAAGCGATGGGCCGGCCGGATCGAACATTTGGAACAAGCAATGGCGGGAATCGGGATCGATGAACCCGTTCTGATCGGGGTCGGATCGGTCTTCAGCGCCGCCGCTACAGCCACCGAGCGGCAGCCACTCCCGCCATCAGAGGCAATGAATCTGGAGCGTCTGGCCGGCTAG
- a CDS encoding nitrate reductase: MSTETRTTCPYCGVGCGVIATVSDEGAVSVKGDPDHPANFGRLCSKGSALAETLDLEGRALYPEIMGERTTWDTALDMVARTFAQTIAMHGPDAVAFYVSGQLLTEDYYLANKLMKGFIGSANIDTNSRLCMASSVAGHRRAFGADTVPGVYEDLELADLVVLVGSNMGWCHPVLYQRLAAAKAARPGMKVVVIDPRRTATSDIADLHLSIRPDGDVALFNGLLSHLAKSPAIDENYLAAHTTGFADAFAAASSLSFAELIECTGLGAGELRQFFGLFERTEKVVTCYSQGVNQSSIGTDKVNAIINCHLATGRIGRPGMGPFSLTGQPNAMGGREVGGLANMLAAHMAIENPQHRDRVQRFWNAPTIADRPGLKAVDMFEAVADGRIKALWIMSTNPVVSMPDANRVKAAIEACPFVVVSDMLKETDTARLAHVLLPATGWGEKSGTVTNSERRISRQRPFLPSPGEARPDWWQIAEVARRMGFIEAFSYRSPAEIFAEHAALSAFENEGSRDFDIGAYAAIDETAFDALAPFQWPQPTGIRTRPTRFFAEGRFYHPDGKARFVPVTSEAPKRTSDDFPLVLNTGRVRDHWHTMTRTGKSARLSAHIAEPYAELHPADGRELGIGDADLVELMGETGGTAIVRALLSERQARGSLFVPMHWTGETSAQGRIDALVPSVTDPVSGQPASKHAAIRASRFKATAYGFAVSANRPEGLDLPYFALARAPGGWRSELAWAEPADDWDHWCRSQFDLPEEAELIGYGDRATGITRLAFFLGERLLLALFVAATPVAVSRQWAVGQLTEPHSDARTRFAVIAGRPAADRPDPGAIVCSCFSVGVNQIVGAVKGGCRTVEAVGKTLSAGTNCGSCRAEIRGIIDACHVAAAE; encoded by the coding sequence ATGTCCACTGAAACCAGAACCACCTGTCCCTATTGCGGTGTCGGCTGCGGGGTTATCGCAACCGTCAGCGACGAAGGCGCCGTCTCGGTGAAGGGCGACCCGGATCACCCTGCCAATTTCGGCCGCCTGTGTTCCAAGGGATCGGCGCTGGCCGAAACGCTCGATCTCGAGGGACGCGCGCTTTACCCGGAAATCATGGGTGAGCGCACCACCTGGGACACGGCCCTTGACATGGTGGCCCGCACCTTCGCGCAGACCATCGCCATGCATGGCCCGGATGCAGTCGCGTTCTATGTTTCCGGCCAGTTACTGACGGAAGACTATTACCTCGCCAACAAGCTGATGAAGGGCTTCATCGGCTCGGCCAACATCGACACCAATTCGCGGCTCTGCATGGCCTCGTCGGTGGCCGGTCATCGGCGGGCATTCGGGGCCGATACCGTGCCCGGGGTTTATGAGGATCTGGAGCTTGCCGATCTCGTCGTGCTGGTCGGCTCCAACATGGGCTGGTGTCATCCGGTGCTTTACCAGAGGCTTGCCGCCGCCAAGGCAGCCCGGCCGGGCATGAAGGTCGTCGTCATCGATCCGCGCCGCACGGCAACATCCGATATCGCCGACCTGCATCTCTCCATCCGGCCCGATGGCGACGTGGCGCTGTTCAACGGCCTGCTTTCCCATCTGGCAAAGAGCCCGGCAATCGACGAGAACTACCTCGCCGCCCACACGACAGGCTTCGCGGACGCTTTCGCCGCGGCAAGCTCCCTGAGCTTTGCGGAACTGATCGAATGCACCGGCCTCGGCGCCGGCGAGTTGCGCCAGTTCTTCGGCCTTTTCGAACGCACGGAGAAGGTCGTCACCTGCTACAGTCAGGGCGTCAATCAGTCGTCGATCGGCACCGACAAGGTCAACGCCATCATCAACTGCCACCTGGCAACCGGCCGGATCGGCCGCCCCGGCATGGGACCGTTCTCACTGACCGGTCAGCCGAACGCCATGGGCGGCCGTGAAGTCGGCGGGCTCGCCAACATGCTCGCCGCCCATATGGCCATCGAAAATCCTCAGCATCGCGACCGCGTGCAACGCTTCTGGAACGCGCCGACGATTGCCGACAGGCCGGGTCTCAAGGCAGTCGACATGTTCGAGGCGGTCGCCGATGGCCGCATCAAGGCGCTGTGGATCATGTCCACCAATCCGGTGGTTTCCATGCCGGATGCTAACCGGGTCAAGGCCGCCATCGAAGCCTGCCCCTTCGTCGTCGTGTCCGACATGCTGAAGGAGACCGACACGGCAAGGCTTGCCCATGTTCTCTTACCCGCCACCGGCTGGGGCGAAAAATCCGGCACGGTGACGAATTCCGAGCGCCGAATATCCCGGCAACGCCCCTTCCTGCCATCCCCCGGCGAGGCTCGGCCCGACTGGTGGCAGATTGCCGAAGTCGCCCGGCGGATGGGCTTTATCGAGGCTTTTTCCTATCGCTCACCTGCGGAAATCTTCGCCGAACATGCGGCCCTGTCCGCATTCGAAAACGAGGGATCCCGCGATTTCGACATCGGTGCATACGCGGCAATCGACGAGACCGCCTTCGACGCTCTCGCTCCGTTCCAATGGCCCCAGCCGACCGGTATCCGGACCCGGCCGACCCGTTTCTTCGCCGAGGGTCGCTTTTATCATCCGGATGGAAAGGCCCGCTTCGTACCTGTCACCTCCGAAGCGCCGAAACGGACAAGCGACGATTTCCCGCTGGTATTGAACACCGGCCGGGTGCGCGACCACTGGCACACCATGACGCGCACAGGCAAGAGCGCTCGCCTTTCCGCCCATATCGCCGAACCCTATGCCGAGCTGCACCCCGCCGATGGCCGCGAACTCGGGATTGGAGATGCCGATCTCGTCGAACTCATGGGCGAGACCGGCGGCACGGCAATCGTGCGGGCGCTGCTGAGTGAACGGCAGGCCCGGGGCTCGCTTTTCGTGCCCATGCACTGGACGGGTGAAACCTCCGCGCAAGGCCGCATCGATGCGCTGGTTCCGTCGGTCACTGACCCGGTCTCCGGCCAGCCGGCCTCCAAGCACGCCGCCATCCGGGCGAGCCGTTTCAAGGCCACGGCCTACGGCTTCGCCGTCAGCGCCAACCGGCCGGAAGGTCTGGACCTGCCCTATTTCGCGCTTGCTCGCGCGCCCGGCGGCTGGCGCAGCGAGCTCGCCTGGGCTGAGCCCGCGGACGACTGGGATCATTGGTGCCGCTCGCAGTTCGACCTTCCCGAAGAAGCCGAACTGATCGGATATGGCGACCGCGCCACCGGCATCACACGGCTTGCCTTTTTCCTGGGAGAGCGACTGCTTCTGGCTCTCTTCGTGGCCGCCACACCAGTTGCAGTCTCCCGCCAATGGGCCGTTGGGCAACTGACGGAACCCCATTCGGACGCACGCACCCGCTTTGCCGTGATCGCCGGTCGCCCGGCCGCGGACAGGCCAGACCCGGGTGCAATCGTCTGCTCCTGCTTCTCCGTCGGCGTGAACCAGATCGTCGGTGCGGTAAAAGGCGGCTGCCGAACGGTGGAAGCCGTCGGCAAGACGCTTTCTGCGGGAACCAATTGCGGCTCATGCCGCGCAGAAATCAGGGGGATCATCGATGCCTGCCATGTCGCTGCTGCTGAGTGA
- a CDS encoding LysR family transcriptional regulator, producing MLDLALLKNFVIVARTGSISIASIQVGRTQSALSMQMQRLEDQIGQSLLQRTGSGVRLTAAGEKLLVHAESLIARHDEIMAEMSGFTLKGTVSLGCPEDYSIAFLPELLKTFCAAHPEVELRMVCAPTIELRPLLHRRQIDMALVSLSDPEDKEVIRRETFVWVADAPKPLILDHPVLPLALAAPMTLDYRAACSAMERVGRRYRVAFASNSLAGLIAIARSGHAISVLTQTAVPPDLHVVADALPPLPTIGIAVEFAEPRPPLTARVLGDHIRTALPRLDIMASPHSSLPERRS from the coding sequence ATGCTCGATCTCGCGCTCCTGAAGAACTTCGTTATCGTCGCCCGCACGGGATCGATCAGCATCGCTTCGATCCAGGTGGGACGCACCCAATCGGCGCTCAGCATGCAGATGCAACGGCTTGAGGATCAGATCGGCCAATCTCTTCTGCAGCGAACCGGCTCAGGTGTGCGGCTGACGGCAGCGGGCGAGAAGCTGCTCGTCCACGCGGAATCCCTGATTGCCCGGCATGACGAGATAATGGCCGAGATGAGCGGTTTCACGCTCAAGGGTACGGTCAGCCTGGGATGCCCGGAGGATTATTCCATCGCTTTCCTGCCCGAATTGCTCAAGACTTTCTGCGCCGCTCATCCGGAGGTCGAACTGAGGATGGTCTGCGCGCCGACAATCGAGCTTCGTCCGCTGCTGCACCGCCGGCAGATCGACATGGCGCTGGTATCGCTTTCCGATCCGGAGGATAAGGAAGTCATTCGCCGGGAAACCTTCGTGTGGGTCGCCGATGCGCCGAAACCGCTCATTCTCGACCATCCCGTGCTGCCGCTGGCGCTAGCTGCACCGATGACGCTCGACTACCGCGCCGCCTGCAGCGCCATGGAAAGGGTCGGCCGCCGATATCGGGTGGCCTTTGCCAGCAACAGTCTTGCCGGCCTTATCGCCATCGCGCGCTCCGGCCATGCGATCAGCGTCCTGACGCAGACGGCCGTCCCACCCGATCTGCATGTGGTGGCGGATGCCCTGCCGCCCTTGCCGACGATCGGGATTGCCGTGGAGTTTGCCGAGCCCCGGCCGCCTTTGACGGCCAGAGTTCTCGGAGATCACATCCGCACCGCCCTGCCGAGGCTGGACATCATGGCCAGCCCCCACAGCTCCCTGCCGGAGCGACGTTCTTAA
- a CDS encoding aldolase, with amino-acid sequence MPSRGNAFCTVEITALTLRPKTSSPCSSVIWPNESMPPPRVGAAFHTHMPNATELSMVEGEPLVRAGQTALKFYGRVAVDENYNGLALDEREGERIAAVLGDKDILFMRSHGVMVCAPNIAEAWDDLYYLERAAEVQLKAMSSGRKLLPVSPKIALQAARQIREGDPESARMHLESIRRVLDRQEPEYRN; translated from the coding sequence TTGCCGAGCCGCGGCAACGCCTTCTGCACGGTAGAGATCACCGCCTTGACGTTGCGGCCGAAGACGTCGTCCCCTTGCTCTTCCGTTATCTGGCCGAACGAAAGCATGCCGCCGCCGCGCGTCGGCGCGGCCTTTCATACCCATATGCCGAATGCGACCGAGCTCAGCATGGTGGAGGGAGAGCCGCTGGTCCGGGCGGGCCAAACGGCGCTCAAGTTCTACGGTCGTGTAGCCGTCGATGAAAACTACAATGGTCTGGCACTGGATGAGCGCGAGGGCGAGAGGATCGCTGCGGTTCTTGGTGACAAGGACATCCTGTTCATGAGAAGCCACGGTGTGATGGTTTGTGCGCCGAACATCGCCGAGGCGTGGGACGACCTCTATTATCTGGAACGGGCCGCAGAAGTTCAGTTGAAGGCAATGAGTTCCGGCCGCAAGCTCCTGCCTGTCTCGCCGAAGATCGCCTTGCAGGCGGCAAGACAGATACGGGAAGGGGATCCGGAAAGTGCTCGGATGCATCTGGAAAGCATCCGGCGCGTTCTCGACCGGCAGGAGCCGGAATATCGCAACTGA
- a CDS encoding aspartate aminotransferase family protein encodes MENAAKNIVSLNDDPAFWADAEKHLTRYGPAFEEIIVERAEGSFVYDADNRAILDFTSGQMSAVLGHTHPDIVATVNRQMASVAHLFSGMLSRPVVELAARLATLAPGLERVQLLTTGAESNEAAIRMAKLVTGGHEVVAFAQSWHGMTGAAASATYSAGRRGYGPATAGSLVIPAPNSYRPRFKNPDGSNDWQAELDDAFELIDRQSTGNLAAFIAEPILSSGGILELPPGYLAALKKKCEERGMLLILDEAQTGIGRTGHTFAFQRDGVTPDIMTLSKTLGAGLPLAAVMTSPAIEQKAFEKGFLFYTTHVSDPLPAAVGVTVLDVVARDRLVERAVVRGQRLKEGLLSLQQRFECVGDVRGRGLLLGLEVVADRHTKAPGFELGARIMEEAMRRGLSMNIVKLPGMGGVFRIAPALTVSEAEIDRGVEIMSDAIETAQNAR; translated from the coding sequence ATGGAAAATGCCGCAAAGAACATTGTCTCGCTGAACGACGATCCGGCATTCTGGGCCGACGCTGAAAAGCACCTGACCCGCTATGGGCCGGCCTTCGAGGAGATCATCGTCGAGCGCGCCGAGGGCAGCTTCGTTTATGACGCGGACAACCGCGCCATCCTCGACTTCACGTCCGGCCAGATGAGCGCCGTGCTCGGCCACACGCATCCCGACATCGTCGCCACCGTCAACAGGCAGATGGCTTCCGTGGCCCATCTCTTCAGCGGAATGCTGTCGCGCCCGGTAGTGGAGCTTGCAGCGCGGCTCGCAACGCTCGCGCCCGGCCTCGAACGGGTTCAGCTTCTGACCACCGGCGCGGAATCGAACGAGGCTGCGATCCGCATGGCGAAGCTCGTTACCGGCGGGCATGAAGTGGTGGCCTTCGCCCAGAGCTGGCACGGCATGACCGGTGCTGCGGCGTCTGCTACCTACAGCGCCGGCCGCAGGGGTTATGGCCCCGCGACGGCGGGCTCGCTCGTCATTCCTGCGCCGAACAGCTACCGCCCGCGCTTCAAGAACCCGGACGGGTCGAACGACTGGCAGGCTGAACTGGACGACGCCTTCGAACTGATCGACCGCCAGTCGACCGGCAATCTCGCCGCCTTCATCGCCGAGCCGATCCTGTCGAGCGGCGGCATCCTCGAACTGCCCCCGGGCTATCTCGCCGCCTTGAAGAAGAAATGCGAGGAGCGCGGTATGCTGCTCATCCTCGACGAAGCACAGACCGGCATTGGCCGCACCGGCCATACGTTCGCCTTCCAGCGTGACGGCGTGACGCCCGACATCATGACCCTGTCGAAAACGCTCGGCGCCGGCCTGCCGCTCGCCGCCGTGATGACCAGCCCGGCAATCGAGCAGAAGGCCTTCGAGAAGGGGTTCCTGTTCTACACGACGCATGTCTCCGATCCGCTGCCGGCTGCAGTTGGCGTGACGGTTCTGGATGTGGTGGCGCGCGACCGGCTGGTCGAGCGAGCCGTGGTGCGTGGACAGCGACTGAAGGAGGGACTGCTGTCCCTGCAGCAGCGTTTCGAATGCGTTGGAGATGTGCGCGGTCGCGGGCTCCTGCTCGGACTGGAGGTGGTGGCCGACCGTCACACGAAGGCTCCCGGTTTCGAACTCGGTGCCCGCATCATGGAAGAGGCGATGCGACGTGGCCTCAGCATGAACATCGTAAAACTGCCCGGCATGGGTGGCGTTTTCCGCATCGCGCCGGCGCTGACCGTGTCTGAAGCTGAAATCGATCGTGGCGTGGAGATCATGTCGGACGCGATTGAGACGGCGCAAAATGCCCGTTGA
- a CDS encoding metal-dependent hydrolase, whose translation MAPDFLVTHSGGFHADEVLSSVVLTQLFPQAKLVRSRAPDWIKAGSDRIVYDVGGSYDADTRIFDHHQRGAPLRDDGQPFSSFGLIWKHFGRDYLAALSVPDGFIETVHASFDASFVLPVDLVDNGALSPDSAGALAGLTLPTLIETLKPPFDERDTEATERAFHAAIAIARSFIEAKISGLNAKLRAEALVLSAIAASGQGRVLELPMGMPFRSAIVKAGADQLLFVVHPRDTDWCVTGIRRAEEGFELRADLPAAWAGLTGNALEQASGVEGASFCHNGRFIAAAKTREAALAMANLAVHEAEKVAA comes from the coding sequence ATGGCTCCCGATTTCCTCGTCACGCATTCTGGCGGCTTTCATGCCGATGAAGTGTTGTCCAGCGTCGTCCTCACACAGCTTTTTCCGCAGGCCAAGCTGGTGCGAAGCAGGGCGCCGGACTGGATCAAGGCAGGTTCCGACAGGATCGTCTATGACGTCGGCGGCTCTTATGATGCCGATACTCGGATTTTCGATCATCACCAGCGCGGGGCACCGCTGCGCGACGACGGCCAACCATTCAGTTCGTTCGGTCTGATCTGGAAGCATTTCGGCCGGGATTATCTGGCCGCTCTCTCCGTGCCCGATGGCTTCATCGAAACCGTGCACGCCTCGTTCGATGCAAGCTTCGTGCTGCCGGTCGATCTGGTGGACAATGGTGCGCTGAGTCCCGACAGTGCCGGTGCGCTGGCCGGCCTGACGCTGCCGACACTCATTGAAACCCTGAAGCCGCCATTCGACGAGCGGGATACCGAAGCGACCGAACGCGCTTTTCATGCCGCAATCGCAATCGCCCGCAGTTTCATCGAGGCAAAGATCAGCGGGCTGAATGCCAAGCTTCGCGCCGAGGCACTGGTGTTGAGCGCCATCGCCGCCTCGGGGCAGGGCAGGGTGCTTGAACTGCCGATGGGCATGCCGTTCCGATCGGCTATTGTGAAAGCAGGCGCGGACCAGTTGCTGTTCGTGGTCCATCCACGCGATACGGATTGGTGTGTGACTGGCATTCGCCGTGCAGAAGAGGGCTTCGAGCTGCGCGCCGACCTTCCCGCCGCCTGGGCGGGCTTGACCGGAAACGCCCTTGAACAGGCAAGCGGCGTTGAAGGTGCAAGCTTCTGCCACAACGGCCGCTTCATCGCCGCGGCCAAAACCCGGGAAGCTGCTCTGGCCATGGCCAACCTTGCCGTACACGAAGCAGAAAAGGTTGCCGCTTGA
- a CDS encoding nitrite reductase large subunit, producing the protein MPGTQTEKLVIIGNGMAPGRMLEELFERAPALYDVTIFNAEPRVNYDRIMLSPVLSGEKTYENIVIHSDEWYATHGVTLHKGAKVTGIDRQNKTVTSANGITASYDKLVIATGSLPFIIPVPGHQLPGVLAYRDLDDVEKMLEIAEGKGRAIVIGAGLLGLEAAYGLKRQGMDVTVIHLMPTIMERQLDPAAAYLLERALNERGIDIITKANTKQILGTDRVEGIELEDGRIIAGDMVVMAVGIRPASQLARDAGLAVNRGIVVDDGMMTSDASIFALGECAEHRGICYGLVAPLYESAKVLADRLTGGDGEYHGSVTNTKLKVTGINLFSAGDFAEAPDRQEIVLRDATAGVYKRLVLKENRIIGAVLYGETADGSWFFDLMKKGTDISEMRETLIFGQAYQGGAALDPMAAVAALPDDAEICGCNGVCKGKIVGTITGKGLTSLDEVRAHTKASASCGNCTGLVEQLMALTLGEKYNPAAVTPMCPCTEFGHDDVRRLIKAKGLKTIPALMQELEWKTSCGCAKCRPALNYYLVCDWPDEYADDYQSRFINERVHANIQKDGTYSVVPRMWGGVTSSSELRAIADVVDRFDIPMVKVTGGQRIDLLGIHKEDLPAVWADLGKAGFISGQAYAKGLRTVKTCVGEQWCRFGTQDSTGLGIRIEKFMWGSWTPAKLKLAVSGCPRNCAEATCKDIGVICVDSGFEIHFAGAAGLDIKGTEILGLVKSEDEALEHIVALTQMYREQARYLERIYKWAKRIGTDEIRRQIMEDHDKRRAYFDRFVFSQQFAQVDPWSERVSGKDKHEFKPMATVGFSAAAE; encoded by the coding sequence ATGCCAGGGACGCAAACTGAAAAACTCGTCATCATCGGCAACGGCATGGCCCCTGGCCGCATGCTGGAAGAACTCTTCGAAAGGGCTCCCGCCCTATACGACGTTACGATCTTCAACGCCGAACCGCGCGTCAACTACGACCGCATCATGCTTTCTCCAGTGCTCTCCGGCGAAAAGACCTACGAGAACATCGTCATCCATAGCGACGAGTGGTACGCCACGCATGGCGTGACCCTGCACAAGGGTGCCAAGGTCACCGGGATCGATCGCCAGAACAAGACTGTCACCTCCGCCAACGGCATCACCGCATCCTACGACAAGCTGGTGATCGCCACGGGCTCCCTGCCCTTCATCATTCCCGTACCCGGCCATCAGCTTCCCGGCGTGCTTGCCTATCGCGATCTCGACGATGTCGAGAAGATGCTGGAAATTGCGGAAGGTAAGGGGCGCGCCATCGTCATCGGCGCCGGCCTGCTGGGGCTCGAGGCGGCCTACGGCCTGAAGCGGCAGGGCATGGATGTCACCGTCATCCACCTGATGCCGACCATCATGGAGCGTCAGCTCGACCCCGCTGCGGCCTACCTTCTGGAAAGGGCGCTCAACGAACGCGGCATCGACATCATCACCAAGGCCAATACGAAGCAGATCCTCGGCACCGACAGGGTCGAGGGTATCGAGCTGGAAGACGGTCGCATCATTGCCGGCGACATGGTGGTCATGGCGGTCGGCATCCGCCCGGCCTCGCAGCTTGCCAGGGATGCGGGCCTTGCCGTCAACAGGGGCATCGTCGTCGACGACGGCATGATGACCTCGGATGCCTCGATCTTCGCGCTTGGCGAATGCGCCGAGCATCGCGGCATCTGCTACGGGCTGGTCGCCCCGCTCTATGAAAGCGCAAAGGTGCTGGCCGACAGGCTGACGGGCGGCGACGGCGAGTATCACGGCTCCGTCACCAACACGAAGCTGAAGGTCACCGGCATCAACCTGTTCTCCGCCGGCGATTTCGCGGAAGCCCCGGACCGGCAGGAAATCGTGCTGCGCGATGCCACGGCCGGCGTCTACAAGCGCCTCGTCCTCAAGGAAAACCGGATCATCGGTGCCGTGCTCTATGGCGAGACCGCAGACGGTTCCTGGTTCTTCGACCTGATGAAGAAGGGCACCGACATTTCCGAGATGCGCGAGACGCTGATCTTCGGTCAGGCCTACCAGGGGGGTGCCGCGCTGGACCCTATGGCGGCCGTTGCAGCCTTGCCGGATGATGCGGAAATCTGCGGCTGCAACGGCGTCTGCAAGGGCAAGATCGTCGGAACCATCACCGGCAAGGGACTGACCTCGCTTGACGAGGTGCGCGCCCACACCAAGGCCTCGGCCTCCTGCGGCAACTGTACCGGCCTTGTCGAGCAATTGATGGCGCTGACGCTCGGCGAGAAATACAACCCCGCCGCCGTCACGCCCATGTGCCCCTGCACCGAATTCGGCCATGATGACGTGCGCCGCCTGATCAAGGCCAAGGGGCTGAAGACCATTCCCGCCCTCATGCAGGAACTGGAGTGGAAGACCTCCTGCGGCTGCGCCAAGTGCCGGCCGGCTCTGAACTATTACCTCGTCTGCGACTGGCCGGACGAATATGCCGACGACTATCAGTCGCGCTTCATCAACGAACGCGTCCACGCCAATATCCAGAAGGACGGCACCTACTCCGTCGTGCCGCGCATGTGGGGCGGCGTTACCAGTTCCTCGGAACTGCGCGCCATCGCCGATGTGGTCGACAGGTTCGACATCCCCATGGTGAAGGTCACCGGCGGCCAGCGCATCGACCTGCTCGGCATCCACAAAGAAGACCTGCCGGCCGTCTGGGCCGATCTCGGCAAGGCCGGTTTCATCTCCGGCCAGGCCTATGCGAAGGGCCTGCGCACCGTGAAGACCTGTGTCGGTGAGCAATGGTGTCGCTTCGGCACGCAGGATTCGACCGGCCTCGGCATCCGCATCGAGAAGTTCATGTGGGGCTCGTGGACGCCGGCCAAGCTGAAGCTCGCCGTCTCCGGCTGCCCGCGCAACTGCGCGGAAGCGACCTGCAAGGACATCGGCGTCATCTGCGTGGATTCAGGCTTCGAAATCCACTTCGCAGGCGCCGCCGGTCTCGACATCAAGGGCACGGAAATCCTCGGACTGGTGAAAAGCGAGGACGAGGCCCTCGAGCATATCGTGGCGCTGACCCAGATGTATCGCGAGCAGGCCCGCTACCTCGAGCGCATCTACAAATGGGCAAAACGCATCGGCACCGACGAGATCCGCCGCCAGATCATGGAGGATCACGACAAGCGCCGCGCCTATTTCGACCGCTTCGTCTTCTCGCAACAATTCGCCCAGGTCGACCCGTGGTCGGAGCGCGTTTCCGGCAAGGACAAGCACGAGTTCAAGCCCATGGCGACGGTCGGCTTTTCGGCTGCGGCGGAATGA
- a CDS encoding nitrite reductase (NAD(P)H) small subunit, translating into MNWISIGHIDDIPLRGARCVKTPEGKIAVFRTAENEVFAIEDHCPHKGGPLSQGIVHGKAVTCPLHNWVISLESGKALGADEGAVRTIPLRNEDGHLSIMLESLLQAAE; encoded by the coding sequence ATGAACTGGATATCCATCGGACACATCGACGACATTCCGCTCCGCGGCGCTCGCTGCGTGAAGACGCCGGAGGGTAAGATCGCCGTCTTCCGAACGGCCGAAAACGAGGTTTTCGCCATCGAGGATCATTGCCCCCACAAGGGAGGACCGCTCTCGCAGGGTATCGTGCACGGCAAGGCCGTGACCTGCCCGCTGCATAACTGGGTGATCTCGCTGGAAAGCGGCAAGGCGCTCGGCGCCGACGAGGGAGCGGTCAGAACCATTCCGTTGCGCAACGAGGATGGACACCTGTCGATCATGCTCGAAAGCCTGCTTCAGGCAGCGGAGTAG